A region of Antricoccus suffuscus DNA encodes the following proteins:
- a CDS encoding aspartate aminotransferase family protein — protein MTTKFWHPQALMSTVKNSEIVLVRGEGSHVWTDNGTKLFDATAGLWYANIGHGQRAVTEAVSKQMDELETFHTFGAFANPMAKDVCERIVGLAPMGPDASVFLVSGGSDAIDTAAKLARRYFTATGRPEKRVIVSRENAYHGLHGFGTALGWMEGNRAGYGDLDPDIIRASATDWSDVEKVFANTGPELIAAFFCEPIIGAGGAIFPGQEYLTKVRELCRQHDILFVADEVITGFGRTGTWFASERFNLDPDMITFAKGVTSGYLPLGGVVISPKVGAPFWDDGSEIPFKHGMTYSGHASCCAAAMANLDILENDGLLQRVTDLEKPLAEALNSLDDHPDVVQIRSGVGLIGGVVVSSPQLGARMEADLLERGVITRKIGDGSALQVSPPFVMTDDEMAWMVDQFRASLNAVS, from the coding sequence ATGACGACGAAGTTTTGGCACCCGCAGGCACTGATGTCCACCGTGAAGAATTCCGAGATAGTCCTTGTCCGGGGCGAGGGATCGCATGTATGGACCGACAACGGCACGAAACTGTTCGACGCGACGGCAGGGCTCTGGTATGCCAACATCGGGCACGGGCAGCGGGCAGTCACCGAAGCGGTGAGCAAACAGATGGATGAGCTCGAAACGTTCCACACCTTCGGCGCCTTCGCCAACCCGATGGCGAAAGACGTCTGCGAGCGGATCGTCGGGCTGGCGCCGATGGGCCCGGACGCATCGGTCTTCCTGGTGTCCGGTGGCAGCGACGCGATTGACACGGCCGCCAAGCTCGCGCGTCGCTACTTCACCGCGACCGGCCGCCCCGAAAAGCGAGTCATCGTCTCACGTGAAAACGCCTACCACGGGCTGCACGGATTCGGCACCGCGCTCGGTTGGATGGAAGGCAACCGGGCCGGGTACGGCGACCTCGATCCGGACATCATCAGAGCGTCGGCAACCGACTGGTCCGACGTAGAGAAGGTCTTCGCGAACACAGGTCCCGAGCTCATTGCGGCGTTCTTCTGCGAGCCCATCATCGGCGCCGGCGGTGCGATCTTCCCGGGTCAGGAGTATCTGACCAAGGTGCGCGAGTTGTGTCGCCAGCACGACATTCTCTTCGTCGCCGACGAGGTCATCACCGGTTTCGGTCGCACCGGCACGTGGTTTGCCTCCGAACGCTTTAACCTCGACCCCGACATGATCACCTTCGCCAAGGGCGTCACCTCTGGCTACCTGCCTCTAGGTGGTGTCGTCATCTCGCCCAAGGTCGGCGCGCCGTTCTGGGATGACGGCAGTGAGATTCCCTTCAAGCACGGGATGACCTATTCGGGCCATGCGAGCTGCTGCGCGGCGGCGATGGCTAACCTCGACATTCTCGAAAACGACGGGCTGCTGCAGCGCGTCACCGATCTCGAGAAGCCACTCGCTGAAGCGCTCAACAGCCTTGACGATCACCCGGACGTCGTACAGATCCGTTCTGGCGTAGGGCTTATCGGTGGGGTGGTGGTGTCCTCCCCGCAGCTCGGCGCGCGCATGGAAGCAGATCTCCTTGAGCGCGGCGTCATTACCCGCAAGATCGGTGACGGGAGCGCGCTGCAGGTGTCGCCGCCGTTCGTGATGACCGACGACGAGATGGCGTGGATGGTCGATCAGTTCCGGGCGTCACTCAACGCGGTGAGCTAG
- a CDS encoding flavin-containing monooxygenase — protein sequence MTQTAEHTESGTTASDQVSAWLRKFEDRLSAGDAAGASALFLSESYWRDLVSFTWNIKTMEGPAEIKDMLDAQLAHITPSNFGQREPATEADGVVEGWITFDTAVGRGSGHVRLQDGACFTLLTTLDELKGFEEPAFDRRIKGAEHGADKQRTTWLEKREQEAAQLGHSVQPYCVIVGGGQGGIGLGARMRQLGVPTIIVERNARAGDSWRRRYKSLSLHDPVWYDHLPYLKFPENWPIFSPKDKIGDWLEMYTKVMELNYWGGTTCTDARYDEAAGEWVVNVVREGKTITLRPKQLVLALGVSGKPNIPKFPGMDEFKGDQHHSSQHPGPDGYEGKKAVVIGSNNSAHDVCAALWEHDADVTMVQRSSTHIVRSDSLMDLALGDLYSERAVAAGVDTHKADTIFASLPYRIMHQSQIPVYDAIRERDRDYYDRLEKAGFMLDFGEDGSGLFMKYLRRGSGYYIDVGAGELVANGDIKLVSNVAVDRLTEHSVVLSDGRELPADLVVYATGYQSMNGLAAELISQEVADKVGKVWGLGSDTIKDPGPWEGEQRNMWKPTQQEALWFHGGNLHQSRYYSLYLALQLKARLEGIPTPVYGLQEVHHLS from the coding sequence ATGACCCAGACTGCAGAGCACACCGAATCCGGTACGACGGCCAGCGACCAAGTGTCCGCGTGGCTGCGAAAGTTCGAGGACAGGTTGAGCGCCGGTGACGCGGCCGGGGCCTCGGCGCTGTTTCTCTCCGAGAGCTATTGGCGGGACCTTGTGTCATTCACCTGGAACATCAAAACCATGGAAGGCCCCGCCGAGATCAAGGACATGCTTGACGCGCAGCTCGCGCACATCACGCCGAGTAACTTCGGCCAGCGCGAACCGGCGACCGAGGCCGACGGCGTAGTCGAAGGCTGGATCACCTTCGATACCGCCGTTGGCCGGGGGAGCGGCCATGTTCGGCTACAGGACGGCGCTTGTTTCACCTTGTTGACCACCCTCGACGAGCTCAAGGGATTCGAGGAGCCCGCATTTGACCGGCGGATCAAAGGCGCAGAGCACGGCGCGGACAAGCAACGTACGACGTGGCTGGAGAAACGTGAGCAAGAGGCTGCGCAACTTGGCCACAGCGTGCAGCCGTACTGCGTCATCGTCGGTGGTGGGCAAGGCGGGATCGGGCTCGGCGCGCGGATGCGGCAGCTCGGCGTACCGACCATCATCGTCGAGCGCAACGCGCGTGCCGGAGACTCCTGGCGCCGGCGCTACAAGTCGCTGTCTCTGCATGACCCGGTCTGGTACGACCACCTTCCCTACCTCAAGTTTCCCGAGAACTGGCCGATCTTCTCGCCGAAAGACAAGATCGGTGACTGGCTGGAGATGTACACGAAGGTTATGGAGCTCAACTACTGGGGCGGCACCACCTGCACAGATGCCCGGTACGACGAGGCTGCCGGCGAGTGGGTCGTCAACGTCGTACGCGAGGGCAAGACCATCACATTGCGGCCTAAGCAGCTGGTGCTTGCGCTCGGTGTCTCTGGGAAGCCCAACATCCCCAAATTCCCAGGCATGGATGAGTTTAAAGGCGATCAGCACCATTCGTCGCAGCATCCAGGACCGGACGGTTACGAGGGCAAGAAGGCCGTGGTCATCGGCTCCAACAACTCGGCGCACGACGTATGTGCGGCATTGTGGGAACACGATGCCGACGTCACCATGGTCCAGCGGTCCTCGACGCATATCGTGCGTTCGGACTCGCTAATGGACCTCGCGCTCGGTGACCTCTACTCCGAACGGGCCGTTGCCGCGGGCGTCGATACACACAAGGCGGACACGATCTTCGCCTCGCTGCCGTACCGGATCATGCATCAGTCGCAGATCCCGGTGTACGACGCGATCCGCGAACGCGACCGTGACTACTACGACCGACTTGAGAAGGCCGGGTTCATGCTCGACTTCGGTGAAGACGGATCGGGGCTGTTCATGAAGTACCTGCGGCGCGGTTCGGGCTACTACATCGACGTCGGCGCCGGGGAGCTCGTCGCGAACGGTGATATCAAGCTCGTCAGCAACGTCGCGGTTGACCGGCTGACCGAGCATTCCGTCGTACTGTCCGACGGTCGCGAGCTTCCGGCGGACCTTGTCGTCTACGCGACCGGCTATCAGTCAATGAACGGGCTCGCCGCGGAGCTTATCTCGCAGGAGGTCGCCGACAAGGTCGGCAAGGTTTGGGGCCTCGGCTCGGACACGATCAAGGACCCGGGTCCGTGGGAGGGCGAGCAGCGCAATATGTGGAAGCCGACTCAGCAAGAGGCGCTGTGGTTTCATGGCGGCAACCTCCATCAGTCGCGCTACTACTCGCTTTACCTTGCGCTACAGCTCAAGGCGCGGCTCGAAGGGATTCCGACGCCGGTCTACGGTCTGCAAGAGGTGCATCACCTCTCCTGA
- a CDS encoding TetR/AcrR family transcriptional regulator has protein sequence MSRQKKVGAVVRQRTRARVLAAAEEEFTEVGYVAATVARIAARAGVTVQSIYSSWGSKSALFRAYLESAIAPGTERVDFSGAISPGHPREVVSQIAHLFRAVAERSGPAWRLYRDAAAVDPEIAADWQQLQMLRRGTFDILLQSVSDRDLRVARPVAVDSAWAIASPDMYELLVERATYTLDAFEKWVGETIAAAVLRVVQE, from the coding sequence GTGAGCAGACAAAAAAAGGTGGGCGCGGTCGTGCGTCAGCGGACCCGTGCTCGTGTCCTCGCTGCTGCTGAAGAGGAATTCACCGAGGTCGGGTACGTCGCCGCAACCGTCGCGCGGATCGCCGCACGCGCGGGTGTCACCGTGCAATCGATCTACTCCAGCTGGGGCAGCAAGTCAGCGCTGTTTCGCGCGTATCTGGAGTCCGCGATAGCGCCGGGGACGGAGCGAGTCGATTTCTCCGGCGCCATAAGCCCTGGCCACCCGCGCGAAGTCGTCAGTCAGATCGCTCACCTGTTCCGAGCGGTCGCCGAACGCAGCGGTCCAGCGTGGCGGCTCTACCGGGATGCGGCCGCCGTGGACCCCGAGATCGCCGCGGACTGGCAACAGCTGCAGATGCTGCGTCGCGGCACGTTCGACATCCTCCTTCAATCGGTCTCCGATCGTGACCTTCGCGTTGCCCGGCCGGTCGCCGTCGATTCCGCCTGGGCTATTGCCAGCCCGGACATGTATGAACTGCTTGTCGAACGCGCGACCTACACGCTTGACGCCTTCGAAAAGTGGGTCGGAGAGACCATTGCTGCCGCGGTACTGCGCGTCGTGCAAGAGTGA
- a CDS encoding ABC transporter ATP-binding protein produces the protein MSMETTAWMSLHSAMTADSSKRTISRGILRRIVEFSRPLRKRLLGFVLLSIVMAVLTVATPILAGKVIDAIAGREKVGVVIGLAVLIAVIALVEAATGIVTRWLSSTIGEGLIFRLRTAVFDHVQRMPIAFFTRTRTGALVSRLNNDVIGAQRAFSSTLSGVVSNFVTLVLALIVMLATSWLVTVIAIVLLPIFVVPAKRIGAKLASLQREAADYNASMGTQMTERFSASGATLVKLYGEPSQESTWFAQRADRVRDVGVRSAMLQSVFMTALTLVSALALALVYGLGGYLALTGGLAPGAVVTLALLLTRLYAPLTALANARVDVMGALVSFERVFEVLDLEPLIKDKPDAREMPGGPVSVQVNDVHFAYPAADRVSLASLEEVATLDHRGGVEVLHGISFEALPGQVIALVGTSGAGKSTIAQLLPRLYDVDDGSIKLSGIDVRDLKSESIRRTVGMVTQDGHLFHDTVRANLLIAQPKATDDMLWESLRRARLDRVIEELPDGLATVVGDRGYRLSGGERQRLTIARLLLAQQRVVILDEATAHLDSTSEAAVQAALDDVLADRTAIVIAHRLSTIRAADQILVVEDGRIAERGTHEELIGAEGRYAELYRTQFATTSRSVT, from the coding sequence ATGAGTATGGAAACCACCGCGTGGATGTCGCTGCATTCAGCGATGACCGCGGACAGTTCCAAGCGCACGATTTCCAGGGGAATTCTGCGACGAATCGTGGAGTTCTCCCGCCCGCTTCGCAAGCGCTTGCTGGGCTTCGTGCTCTTGAGCATTGTGATGGCTGTACTGACCGTCGCAACCCCGATCTTGGCCGGCAAAGTGATTGACGCGATTGCTGGGCGCGAGAAGGTCGGCGTCGTCATCGGCCTCGCCGTGCTCATCGCCGTCATCGCGTTAGTCGAGGCCGCGACCGGAATCGTGACCCGCTGGCTGTCCTCGACAATCGGGGAGGGGCTCATCTTCCGGCTGCGTACGGCGGTGTTCGACCATGTGCAGCGGATGCCGATCGCATTCTTCACTCGCACTCGCACTGGGGCGTTGGTCAGCCGGCTCAACAACGACGTCATCGGCGCCCAGCGCGCCTTCAGCAGCACATTGTCCGGCGTCGTCAGCAACTTCGTCACCCTGGTCCTCGCGTTGATTGTCATGCTCGCCACGTCCTGGCTGGTCACGGTCATCGCGATCGTGCTGCTGCCGATCTTCGTCGTACCGGCCAAACGAATCGGCGCGAAACTAGCCAGCCTGCAACGCGAAGCGGCCGACTACAACGCGTCGATGGGCACCCAGATGACTGAGCGCTTCTCGGCCTCCGGAGCAACCCTCGTCAAGTTGTACGGCGAACCCAGTCAGGAATCGACGTGGTTCGCGCAGCGGGCCGACCGGGTGCGCGATGTCGGCGTACGGTCGGCGATGCTGCAGTCGGTCTTCATGACGGCGCTGACGTTGGTATCTGCCTTGGCGCTCGCGTTGGTGTACGGACTGGGCGGCTACCTCGCGCTGACCGGCGGCCTTGCGCCAGGCGCCGTCGTCACACTCGCGCTTCTACTCACGCGCCTCTACGCGCCGCTCACGGCACTCGCCAACGCCCGGGTCGACGTTATGGGCGCGCTCGTCAGCTTTGAGCGGGTCTTCGAAGTACTCGACCTTGAACCTCTGATCAAGGACAAGCCGGATGCCCGCGAGATGCCCGGCGGTCCAGTGTCAGTCCAGGTGAACGACGTGCACTTTGCCTATCCCGCAGCGGATCGAGTATCGCTCGCGTCGCTGGAGGAGGTGGCGACCCTCGATCATCGCGGCGGTGTCGAGGTTTTGCACGGCATTTCGTTCGAGGCGCTTCCCGGGCAGGTGATCGCGCTGGTCGGTACGTCGGGTGCCGGCAAGTCGACTATCGCGCAACTGCTGCCGCGGCTGTACGACGTTGACGACGGCTCGATCAAGCTGTCGGGGATCGACGTACGAGACCTTAAGTCCGAATCGATACGTCGTACCGTCGGCATGGTCACCCAGGATGGACACCTCTTCCACGACACCGTCCGCGCCAACTTGCTGATCGCACAGCCCAAGGCGACCGACGACATGCTGTGGGAGTCGCTGCGCCGAGCTCGCCTCGACCGGGTCATCGAGGAACTGCCCGACGGGCTGGCCACGGTGGTCGGCGACCGCGGCTATCGCCTCTCCGGCGGCGAGCGTCAGCGCCTGACAATCGCTCGGCTGCTGCTCGCCCAGCAGCGAGTGGTGATTCTCGACGAGGCGACGGCGCACCTGGACAGTACGTCGGAGGCCGCCGTGCAGGCCGCGTTGGACGACGTACTGGCCGACCGCACGGCGATCGTGATCGCGCACCGGCTATCTACAATTCGGGCCGCCGACCAGATCCTTGTCGTCGAGGACGGCCGGATCGCAGAACGTGGCACGCACGAGGAACTCATCGGTGCCGAGGGCCGGTACGCCGAGCTCTACCGCACTCAGTTCGCCACCACCTCGCGATCCGTCACATAA
- a CDS encoding amidohydrolase has product MKIDLLVTNANILTMDDNQPTASSVGVLGGRIVAVGPDTEGLDARRTVDLGGKTLVPGFHDAHNHMVGYGMALDEIDLRAPAVNSLDELYDAVAARAADTPAGSWIVGSGYDQNKLGAQHPHRDVLDRIAPDHLVWLKHTSGHMCVVNGKVLDSVDLDSVPPGGAIVRDSSGVPTGLLQEQAQGLVRTLVFPYSQATLVDTISRASAVYATQGLVGLTEAGIGGGWVGNSTVEFAAYQAARDSGALLQRTTLMIVSDSLHPLDRNVEDGPAYGLELGIRTGLGDDRLRIGAMKVFSDGSLIGHTAAMCHDFSNDPGNVGFLQDEVDHMRSVITGAHLAGWQVATHAIGDKAVGTVLDIYEEVLSKYPRANHRHRIEHTGVCPPADVERIARLGVIPVPQGRFIEELGDGMADALGPERTEWCYRFKGFLDAGITVPGSSDRPVVQGAPLLGMQSMVTRRTRSGAVFGAAERVSALEALRCYTMGSAYASFREDSTGSITPGKLADFVVLAEDPTAIDPEGIGSIDVLATVIGGDTVYGSL; this is encoded by the coding sequence TTGAAGATCGATCTGCTCGTCACGAACGCCAACATCCTCACCATGGACGACAACCAACCGACCGCCTCGAGTGTCGGCGTACTCGGTGGCCGGATCGTCGCGGTCGGACCGGACACCGAAGGGCTCGACGCGCGCCGTACGGTCGACCTCGGTGGAAAGACCCTGGTCCCTGGCTTTCACGACGCCCACAATCACATGGTCGGCTATGGGATGGCGCTCGACGAGATCGACCTGAGGGCGCCAGCGGTCAACTCCCTCGACGAGCTCTACGACGCGGTCGCAGCGCGCGCTGCCGACACCCCAGCAGGATCATGGATCGTCGGTTCCGGCTACGACCAGAACAAGCTAGGCGCGCAGCATCCGCACCGCGACGTGCTCGACCGGATCGCGCCGGACCATCTCGTCTGGCTGAAGCACACCTCCGGGCACATGTGCGTGGTAAACGGCAAGGTCCTCGACTCGGTCGACCTGGACTCGGTGCCGCCGGGCGGCGCTATTGTCCGCGACTCCTCCGGCGTACCGACCGGACTCCTGCAAGAACAAGCACAGGGTCTCGTCCGAACCCTGGTATTTCCCTATTCTCAAGCGACTCTGGTCGACACGATCTCTCGCGCATCTGCCGTCTATGCCACCCAAGGACTCGTCGGCCTCACCGAGGCCGGGATCGGCGGCGGATGGGTCGGCAACAGCACCGTCGAGTTTGCGGCGTACCAGGCGGCCCGGGACAGCGGCGCTTTGCTGCAACGTACGACGCTCATGATCGTCTCGGATTCGCTGCATCCGCTAGATCGCAATGTCGAGGACGGTCCGGCGTACGGCCTCGAGCTCGGGATCCGGACTGGTCTTGGCGACGACCGTCTGCGGATCGGCGCTATGAAGGTCTTCTCGGACGGTTCGCTCATCGGGCACACCGCCGCGATGTGCCACGACTTCAGCAACGACCCGGGGAATGTCGGCTTCCTACAGGACGAGGTCGACCACATGCGCTCGGTGATTACCGGTGCGCATCTCGCCGGTTGGCAGGTCGCGACCCACGCGATCGGCGACAAGGCGGTCGGCACCGTATTGGATATCTACGAAGAGGTGCTGTCCAAGTATCCCCGCGCCAACCACCGGCACCGGATCGAGCACACCGGCGTCTGCCCACCGGCCGACGTCGAGCGGATCGCCCGCCTGGGCGTGATTCCAGTGCCACAGGGGCGCTTCATCGAGGAACTCGGCGACGGGATGGCAGATGCGCTCGGTCCCGAACGCACCGAGTGGTGCTACCGGTTCAAGGGATTCCTCGACGCTGGAATCACCGTGCCGGGTAGCTCGGACCGCCCCGTCGTACAGGGCGCTCCCCTGCTCGGAATGCAGTCGATGGTCACTCGGCGTACTCGCTCGGGAGCTGTATTCGGTGCGGCAGAGCGGGTTTCAGCCCTCGAGGCTCTGCGGTGCTACACGATGGGATCGGCGTACGCCTCGTTCCGGGAGGACTCGACGGGCAGCATCACACCGGGCAAGCTCGCCGACTTCGTCGTACTGGCAGAGGACCCGACCGCGATCGATCCCGAAGGCATCGGGTCGATCGACGTACTCGCCACTGTCATCGGCGGCGACACCGTATACGGCAGCCTCTAG
- a CDS encoding CocE/NonD family hydrolase, producing the protein MSRELDRPWHRPGAVGYALGRVRGIVRPSVKVSQAPTETFVKDTSVEVPMRDGVILRVNLYRPAGRGPFPVILCAHPYGKDALPKRRGRRWAFSAQYRIMRQPSEVAFSDQTGWEAPDPAWWTARGYAVVNADLRGAGVSDGVGSTMSDDEGEDVYSLIEWAGTQSWSTGSVGMLGVSYLAISQYKAAALRPPHLRAICPWEGLTDAYRDLFSPGGISERGFSSIWLAGLKRKTRNAVDLRAERNARPLRDEWWRSLAPRLSEIQVPMLVCTSFSDGNLHTVGSFRAFEQAGSSDRFAYTHRAGKWQTFYSNDAKAVQLAFFDRYLRDLDVPPPPRVRLEVRASRDEIVEVRSEHEWPLARTHWRSLYLGDGGTLSDTPSDRAGEISFATRKDAAAFTFIVPRDIELTGPMNLLLWVSVVGADDASLFVGAEKWDHNTWVPFEGSYGYGRDRIALGWQKLSLRELDPASSKPHRPEHLFTTPQLLRPGEIVPCQIPLGPSSTLLRTGESLRLLVAGRTIAPRNPLTGHFPAHYAPSARCRVTLHWSPAMPAALEVPEIPPG; encoded by the coding sequence ATGTCACGGGAGTTGGATCGACCGTGGCATCGGCCGGGCGCAGTGGGATATGCGCTCGGCCGGGTGCGAGGAATCGTGCGACCATCGGTGAAGGTGTCGCAGGCACCCACAGAAACGTTCGTAAAAGACACGAGCGTCGAGGTGCCCATGCGCGACGGGGTCATACTGCGCGTCAACCTCTATCGCCCCGCAGGTCGCGGGCCATTCCCGGTGATCCTGTGCGCCCATCCCTACGGTAAAGACGCCCTACCGAAGCGTCGCGGTCGCCGGTGGGCATTCAGTGCGCAATATCGAATCATGCGTCAGCCATCAGAGGTAGCGTTCTCGGATCAGACGGGCTGGGAGGCCCCCGACCCCGCGTGGTGGACGGCCCGTGGGTACGCCGTCGTAAACGCCGACCTTCGAGGCGCCGGCGTCTCTGACGGCGTCGGTTCAACTATGTCGGACGACGAGGGCGAGGACGTGTACAGCCTGATCGAGTGGGCCGGTACCCAGTCGTGGTCAACCGGCTCTGTCGGAATGCTCGGCGTCTCGTATCTCGCAATATCGCAGTACAAGGCGGCGGCGCTGCGTCCGCCACATCTGCGTGCCATCTGCCCGTGGGAGGGCCTCACCGACGCTTACCGCGACCTATTCTCACCGGGCGGAATCAGCGAGCGCGGGTTCTCATCGATCTGGCTGGCGGGCCTCAAGCGCAAGACCCGCAACGCGGTCGATCTTCGCGCCGAGCGCAACGCTCGCCCATTGCGCGATGAGTGGTGGCGCTCGCTCGCCCCGCGACTGAGCGAAATCCAGGTACCGATGCTGGTGTGCACGAGCTTCTCCGATGGCAACCTGCACACCGTCGGCTCGTTTCGCGCCTTCGAACAGGCCGGCTCGTCTGACCGCTTCGCGTACACCCATCGGGCGGGCAAATGGCAGACTTTTTACAGTAACGATGCGAAGGCGGTGCAACTCGCCTTCTTCGATCGCTATCTACGGGATCTTGACGTCCCACCACCGCCACGCGTGCGGCTTGAGGTTCGTGCGAGCAGAGACGAGATCGTCGAGGTGCGCAGCGAACACGAGTGGCCGCTGGCCCGGACCCACTGGCGTTCGCTCTATCTTGGGGACGGCGGAACGCTGAGTGACACTCCATCCGACCGTGCTGGCGAGATCAGCTTCGCTACCCGCAAGGACGCGGCGGCCTTCACCTTCATTGTGCCCAGGGATATCGAACTCACCGGACCGATGAACCTCCTGCTCTGGGTATCAGTCGTCGGCGCCGACGACGCGAGCTTGTTTGTCGGGGCCGAAAAATGGGACCACAACACATGGGTGCCTTTCGAGGGGTCCTACGGTTACGGCCGGGACCGCATCGCGCTCGGCTGGCAGAAGCTGTCACTCCGCGAACTCGATCCCGCGTCCTCCAAGCCACATCGTCCCGAGCATTTGTTCACGACGCCTCAACTCCTGCGGCCCGGCGAGATCGTCCCGTGTCAGATTCCGCTAGGACCGTCTTCGACACTGTTACGCACTGGAGAGTCCCTCCGGCTTCTCGTTGCCGGGCGCACGATCGCACCGCGTAACCCACTCACCGGGCATTTCCCGGCGCATTACGCGCCGAGCGCCCGGTGTCGCGTCACGCTCCACTGGTCGCCGGCGATGCCCGCCGCGCTCGAGGTGCCAGAGATTCCACCGGGCTGA
- a CDS encoding ammonium transporter — MELTAGHIWVMVASAFVLLMTPGVAFFYGGMTRAKSTLNMMMMSFVAIGIVGVVWVLWGYSMSTGDGVVQLFGNPGNSFGMSNIIGTDSLITAGYGATFAIITVALISGAIADRAKFSAWCVFVPIWVTVVYCPLAFMVWGGGLLGPDGAIGKAVGTAIDFAGGTVVHINAGIAGLILALIIGKRRGFGTDPNHRPHNVPYAMLGAALLWFGWFGFNGGAASSAEQGGLIWINTMVAPAAAMLAWIIVERIRDGRPTSLGAASGVVAGLVAITPACANVSPLGAIAIGILSGIGSCIAIGWKFKLGYDDSLDVVGVHLVSGVIGTLAIGFFALQEKGAGGGLFYGGGFAQLWSQFVACVFSIVFSGVLTFIIGYAIHKTIGFRVSVEDEERGVDLSEHAETAYVFTGVNTGGRFDSHHSLTHKPAQVKESASV, encoded by the coding sequence ATGGAGCTGACCGCAGGTCACATATGGGTAATGGTGGCGTCGGCGTTCGTGCTGCTCATGACGCCAGGGGTGGCATTCTTCTACGGCGGAATGACCCGAGCGAAATCCACCCTCAACATGATGATGATGAGTTTCGTGGCGATCGGCATCGTGGGCGTCGTTTGGGTTCTCTGGGGCTACTCAATGAGCACCGGCGACGGTGTGGTGCAGCTGTTCGGCAACCCTGGCAACTCGTTCGGGATGAGCAACATCATCGGCACAGATAGCCTGATCACTGCTGGTTACGGCGCGACGTTCGCGATCATCACGGTGGCGCTGATCAGCGGGGCCATCGCGGACCGCGCGAAATTCTCCGCGTGGTGCGTCTTCGTGCCGATCTGGGTCACGGTCGTCTACTGCCCGTTGGCCTTCATGGTCTGGGGCGGCGGCCTGCTCGGACCCGATGGCGCGATCGGCAAGGCGGTCGGGACCGCGATCGACTTTGCCGGAGGCACCGTCGTACATATCAACGCCGGAATTGCGGGCTTGATCCTCGCACTCATCATCGGCAAACGCCGCGGATTCGGCACCGATCCGAACCATCGCCCGCACAACGTGCCCTATGCGATGCTCGGCGCGGCGTTGCTGTGGTTCGGATGGTTCGGCTTCAACGGCGGTGCTGCCAGCAGCGCGGAGCAGGGTGGCCTGATCTGGATCAACACGATGGTCGCCCCCGCTGCCGCGATGCTCGCCTGGATCATCGTCGAGCGCATCCGTGACGGACGACCGACCTCCCTCGGTGCGGCCTCCGGGGTCGTGGCCGGCCTGGTCGCCATTACTCCTGCCTGCGCGAACGTTAGCCCGCTCGGGGCCATCGCGATCGGCATTCTGTCCGGAATTGGTTCCTGCATCGCTATTGGCTGGAAGTTCAAGCTTGGGTACGACGACTCACTCGACGTCGTCGGCGTACACCTCGTCTCGGGTGTGATCGGCACCCTGGCAATCGGCTTCTTCGCCCTGCAAGAGAAAGGCGCCGGTGGCGGCCTCTTCTACGGCGGCGGGTTCGCGCAGTTGTGGAGCCAGTTCGTGGCGTGTGTCTTCTCGATCGTCTTCAGCGGCGTACTGACCTTCATCATCGGCTACGCGATCCACAAGACCATCGGATTCCGGGTATCGGTCGAGGACGAGGAGCGCGGAGTGGACCTGTCCGAGCACGCCGAGACGGCGTACGTCTTCACCGGCGTCAACACCGGCGGCCGGTTCGACAGTCACCACTCGTTGACTCACAAACCAGCGCAGGTCAAAGAGTCGGCGTCCGTCTAG